aatgtcactctgtagatgtgcaaagctggtagagacatccccaaaaagacttgcagctgtaattgcagtgaaaggtggttctactaagttttgactcaggggggcgccatacaaatgccctccactcttttcacatatttatttgtaaaaaaaatttgaaaaccatttataattttccttccaattcactgACTTGGcatcatccacaggcagcttaactgtTCAGAAAGGCTCAGAAGTTAAATCCAACtcaattttacttcagctaattgcagtacagaagatgtttttccagtcttttgaagtgtacaGTAGCACTATTTTACACTAAATCCTCGTACTAACCTTTCTTCCAGCTAACTTATAGCTAAATATTAACCTAAAACTCTTTCAACTGTCTTCTTGGGGTGAAAAGTAAGGAGGAACAGGGCGTGGCTTAGTAATGGAAGCGTGAGGACGTGCTTTCTGGAGCTCTGCACGGGAGAGAGCCGAGAATCGTCCGTTGGATTGTGCAGGCGAGCCGCTCTTTCATGCCTGGGGACCGCAAACACCCACTGACTATGGGGGAGCAGAGGGGACCCAAAATCACCCACTACTTCTTGAGGCAGCACGCTGTTTCTTCTCCTGCTGCCCTGACCAAGATGGCGAGGCCACGAGTCAACCCGGCGAGCACAAGTAAAAATAGTACACAGGCAGGGGCTGCAGCGGCAGGGGACTTGCCATCACTTGCGGATGGGCAACTCTCCACTATACTCCAGCTATCGCCCCCTTGGACTTACAGCAAGACTACAAGCACACAGGGGGGGTCGGCAGCTATCCAGAGGTCTCCCTTCGGGATATGGCAGCCTCCTTTGTGAATGCTCTCACGCGGGAACTCCATGATCTCCACCAGCAGGTGGATACGGTTGAGGAGAGGGTGACTGTCCTAGAATCCTACACCACCACCACAGATGCCCGCAccaccgccgccatcttgtcgaGGTCCAGCTGCGGCTAGATGATGGGGGAAAATAGGAGCAGGTAAAATAATCTGCGCCTCCGCGGCATCCCTGAGGCTACCATGGGTCCAGATCTCCGCGCCACCAGGGTAGCTATCTTGAACCAGGTTCTGGGCAAGCCCCCTACCCCTGATCTAGACCTGGACAGGGTTCACCGTGTACCGGGCCCCAGGGCACCTTCCTCATCTCCGCAGGGCCCTGCTACCTCGGATCTGCCGCGAGATGTTCTTTGCAAGGTGCACTTTTTTCACCATTAGGGGGAGATCTTTCACCTGGCATGTGCGAAAGACCCGACTGACTTTGATGGAGCCCTCATACGGATCTACCCTGATATTTCCGGGCAAACATGGGCCATGCGAGGGCTTCTGCGGCCTCTCCTCAAGGTGATACAGGAAGCAGAAGCTACCTACCGCTGGGGCCATCCTTTCCACCTAATTGTGAGGAAGAAGGGAACAGAGTTCCATCTCCGCTCACCAGACCAACTCCCAGACATGTTCAGCTTTATAGCCAAGCCTGCTATAAGTGTATCTTTATCTTTTAATGCGGTTTATATACATGTATGCATATTGACCCTCCATCCTGGTGCTCTGGGGCATAGTGAAGAGGCCCTACACATGTTCCACCCTTTCCTACCTGTTGGATGTTTGATATGACTCCAATCTGTAGGCCTCCCCCAGTGCACCATCACTGTACAGTCCCAGATGTTGGTCCTCTGTTTTCTGGCTCATGTCTTTGTTTGCTGTTTTTATCCATTTATTTGGTTGGCTCCTACGTTATTTATAATATGTTTCTCGTTGCTCTCACCCTGTGGATCTCCAAAtgtattgttttcttttctttgttgaCCTATAACTGCTTGCTTTTGAGCAGCCCCTAACGCTCCGACCACCCCCAATTAGGGTGGACTCCTGTGAGGGCACTACTAGTGCTTAACATGGGTCATCAGCATAATCACCTTTGAAGACCGATtatccccctttcctccccccccctctttttcttccttGCCCCCTACCCCTTCTTTTCTGTGTCTTTCTCTGTCACCTCGCTTACTGCCTCTCGACTAGGGAGGGTCCCTGGGTTGGGGCTCTTCCTCACACCCTATTGTAACCACCTACACAACAGATGGCACTATGGGTCTCCTTAAGATCACTTCCCTTAACGAGCGTAGTCTTTCACATCCCAGAAAAGCACTCTCAGCTCTTGGCTGATTTGCGCAAATGTAAAACTCAAGTTgcttttttgcaggaaacgcactCGCAGTAATTGTATTCCTAAACTGAATAATGGGGCcttcccgacggcataccacaaTGTTTCGTCCATCTCCAAATTTAAGGGGGTCAGCATCCCTCTAGCTAAATTGGTCATTTGAGGTGCAGCGAGCAGACGCACAGGGCCGTTTTCTTCTCCTGAAGGGGAAGGTGTTTGACATGCGAGTTACCTTTGCCAACATATATTTCCCTATCGTGGACCATCCACAATTCTTGCGGAAACTCCTTCCTGAGTTACTGAAGTTCTCGGAGGGACTCCTAGTCTTTGGGGCAGACCTCAACTTCGCTATGGATCCATCCCTAGACGCCTCACGCGGCGCCTCCCATCTCTCCTATTTGCACCTTTAGTGCATGAAGGCGGATCTGCATACTCTACATCTAGTAGACCCCTGGTGGTTACTACATCCTCAAGACCAAGACTACTCCTTCTCCTATCTCCCTTAtcccgaaggaggggaaagacccactACGATGCAGGAACTATCGTCCAATAGCACGGACCTGAAATTGTTTGCAAACATTTTGGCCAATAGGTTGCTCTCACATATACCGAGTCTCATCCATAGAAATCAAGCAGGCTTTGTGCCCCACCGGGAGCAATGCGACAACACCATCCGTGTGGTAAACCTGATAGACGCAGCCAGGTCGTCGAAGCGGGCCCTTCTCTTGCTGTCTactgacgcagagaaggcctttgacagcacTGACTGGTCCTTCATACGGGCCACCttagagcacattggcctccaatCCTCCATGCTGAGTTTGATTCTATCCCTctactccatcccactgccacaGTCAAAGTCAATGAGACGAGGTCTAGCTTCTTCAACATTCGTAATGGCACACGGCAGGGCTGCCCTTTGTCTCCTCTGATATTCATACTCTCGTTGGAGCCCTTTCTATGCAGAATATGGGCAGACTCGGGCATCACTGGCTATCAAAAATCCTCAGGGTCCCACAAGGTGGTCGCGTTTGTGGATGACCTAATCTTTTTCCTAACAGAACCGCATACCTCTCTCCTGAACTTTCTCCAGACTCTACAGGAATATGGGGCTCTTTCTCCATTTCAAATTAACCTATCCAAATCCTCCATCCTTAACATTACAGTTGGTAAGGACACTGTCAAACACCTGCGTTCAACGTTCCCTCTTCGCTGGGTGACCAACCCTATTTCTTACTTGGGAGTCGACAATACTTCAGGCCCTTCTGACCTGTATTTGGCGAATTTCACCCCATTACTGCTCCGTCTCAGAGAGTGGACCTAATCCATTGGCATTCCCTTACGTTAATGTGGTTTGGTCGCTGCAATGCCCTCTAAGATGACTTATGTTGCCTAGGGTATTGTACTTGCTGCAGGCACTTCCTATCCGCCTCCCCCTAGTATTTTTCAAGCGAGTCGACTCTATGTTCCGCGATTTTGTCTGGTCCCATCGCAAGCCGCGCATTAGACCTTCAACTTATCTTTTTCACGTAACATAGGGGAGGGGTGGGTCTCCCGGGCGTGAGAGCCTATTACAGGGCAGCTCATCTCACCAGGTTGGTGGACTGGCATTGCAATGCAGAGGCAAAACATTGGGTGGCCATGGAAATAGAAGACTCCAATGACACGGCCAAGAGATGGCCCTGGATCACCTCACCTCTGCCAAAAAAGCTTACTGATCACCCTACATTGGGCAGCACACTACTGGTGGCCTGGGCTTTTTGACACTCTTCAGTATTTCCACTACCCTTCTCTATTGTGCCGGTTCGGAGTAATCCGCAATTTGCACCCGGCCTTCAGAATCCCCACTTCAAGAGATTGGCTGCGGGCGGCCGGCTCCACTTGTGTGACTTTGTGGGATCCAATGGCCAACTCTCCTCAGAGGCCGGGGGTGTCTGCTACAGATCCCCCTTTGGACTTCTGGAGTGGCCTTCAGCTGCGTAACTTCCTTCGCAGGTGCTCGGGGATCCCGGGCATCTCCCGTCAGCTTACGGAACTGGAACACATCTGTCATCGGGGGGAGCTGATCCGTCATTGCCCCTCGCTAATCTACGCCTCTCTGACTCAACCGGCGGAATGGTATGTTCCCCCGTTCCTCTCTAAGTGGGAAGCAGTCCTTGGCGTCCAATTCACTGACTGACAGAAGAAGATTCTTCATTTTGGTCAGAAGTCCTCCATAGTTACCAGAGTCCAAGAGACCTGTTACAAGATTTTGACCCGATGGTATAGGGTACCCACTAATCTGcaccattttttttccacaagtcccTAGTCTGTGTTGGCGATGTGGCACTGCAGAAGAAACACATCTTTTAGGACTGTCCCAAACTCGGACCCTTTTGGCGAGAGGTGACCTGCACGATCAAACACTTGACCAATGTTACTCTGGATGGGAACCCCGCGGCTTGCTTGCTTCAACTTTTCGGAGCGACCAATCAAGAGATACAAAGCCTCCCTCACCATCCAGCTATTGAATGCTGCCAAAGCATGCATCCCCCTCTTTTGGAGATTGGAGAACCTGTCGGCGGAATCCCAGTGGTTTTCTAAAGTGAATGAACTGAGAGATATGGAGGATTTCACTGCCACCCTGCATAACTGGGAGGAGACCTTACGTGAGACCTGGAGACCATGGCACCACTTTGTGTATATGGACGCATACCTCCGAGAGGTTGCGCAGCCTGGCTAACCCTCTGGACTCGCTTTGCTTCCTAGTCGGGGCCACTACCTTTCTTCTACCTTTCTCTCCTTCCTCGATTTCGCTCTTATCTCACACTAAGAGATACCTGACCCCCCTCTCCATATCCTTTACTCTAGTTATGGGCTGTTTTGTTCAGATACTGTGAATATCCTATTTTGCATTATCCCTACCATAGTGTCCCATCTCTGGGCTCAGGTGGCCATCGGGAGCTTTGCCTCCCGAGAAACTGTAAGAGTTTATTTTATTGCATAGTTTCGCATATATGATTATGCGTTCTGGGTCTCTCAGGCAATTGTTTAGATGCCTCCCCGGCTCAGTGCACTGACAATATTTCTACACCATGCTATTCTCTCGTGCCATCCATACTTAGTATTGCCGGGGTAGTAGATATGTTGCTCACATCATGTGACCCTTTCTGTTTCTGTTATCTGAATTTTATTATATATCTCTACTGTCTATTTAGgctgtaaaatgcactttttttggaaaataaatgtatttaaagaggagggcctattaaaaaaaaaaaaaaattaaaagtcagcagctacaaatactgcagctgctcagctgctgacttttaattggacacttacctgtcccagggtccagcgatgcgggggatagaagccccgctcgtctccccctccgtttggcggcgccggcattgcaactgtgggcgccgggctgtggctttacagcctggcacccactgcgcatgcgtgagcggcgccgcacgccgtgattggccgctcagtcacctgggaactgtaatgggtcccagatgattgacaagtggGAGGGAACAGAGCcaagtccttcctgtgccgagggggaagtgatgtcaccagcccaggcactgaaagaggcagactacgagggaccccctagcaacaggcatttagaggtaagttaaaaaaaaaaaaatttccaaatgtttttttttatttttttttaggcacagtcatgcatttttttttttttttagggtggaacactcCTCCAAACTTCCTCCAGTGCTTCTTGTCACTAGAAGCCTAGGATTATGGGCACTTGTTCTATGCTAAAGGGTCTGCAAGTCTGAATTTTGAACCTCTTCGTTATCAGAGATCacatgactagacatgtgcaattggttTACTTCCGAATTTGTTTtcttaacgaattttgacaaattcgttaacttccaaattttcacatttccgaactTTCAAATTCCCGaattttcggaaattggaaaattcgaaatttcagaaattctgaaatgtgaaaatccgaattatcggatttccgaatttttgaatttctgaaaaaagcaaaaagatGAATGAAAAGAAAACGAACACAtatttgtcagtgcacatgtcttcACATGACCCAGTTTTTAGGCTTGTAGTTGTGTGTAGTCCCCAGTTCCCAgttcctgctcttctgacaaggctgtgtaaatgtagaagtgatctaGGAGGAGGACCAAAGGCCCGTTAAGTCATAGCTGGTTGGGAcatccacagagaacatctgctcactAAAATCcacctgatccagatggaatcttgattTAAGTGAACTAACCATCTTGTATTTATTgatcatgtttttatatttttccagaacACGTCATCAAAAAAGCCTCAACGGATCGTCTCACTTTATCTCTATGTTGgaaaatggaagatgaggacatcacaagaGATTGTgcaggagaaaagacaatgagctcAGCTATGGATGGTGGATTTCACAGTGTGGATAGACTATCAAATTCCTCTAATGCTGAGCAACCTCATACTGTGAGAGATGGTTCCGGAATTCAGGGGCAGGAGACATTTTCCGGTCCTGAATGTGGGGAGAGTTTTAGCTCTTTGTCTCATCTTTTCTTACATCAAAGAAACAATCTAAATTCCTGTCCTGAGTTTGGGAAATGTTTTACACGAAAATTAGGACTTGTTCTACATCAAAgttctcacacaggggagaagccgtattcctgccctgggtgcgagaaatgtttttcaaagaaatcagaccttgttagacatcaaagatctcacaccgGAGAGAAGCAGTTTTCctgctctgagtgtgggaaatattttttatataaatcagAACTCGTTCGGCATCAAaagtctcacacaggggagaaaccgtattcctgccctgaatgCGAGAAAAGTTTTTCACAGAAATCTGACCTTGTTAGACATGTgaaatctcacacaggggagaagccgtattcctgccccatGTGTGGGAAATGTTATATACGGAAATCAGACTTTGttatacatcaaagatctcacactggggagaagccgtattcctgccctgaatgcgggaaatgtttttcagagacaTCCAATCTTTATGCACATCAAAGGACTCACAAAGGAGAAAAGCCACatacctgttctgagtgtgggaaatgtttttctcagaaatcaaaacttgtcacacatcagagatctcacacgggggagaagctttattcctgtcttgagtgcggaaaatgttttccgGAGAAGTCCagactttacagacatcagaggattcacacaggggagaagccgtattcctgctctgagtgcgggaaatgtttttcacagaaatcagaccttgttaaacatcaaaggtctcacacaggggagaggccgtTTTCCTGCCCAAGCTGCAGGAAATGTTATCGACATAAATCAGACTATGttagacatcaaagatctcacacgggggagaagccgtattcctgcactGAGTGCGGAAAAAGATTTCCGGAGAAGTCCAgcctttacaaacatcagaggattcacacaggagagaggCCGTATTCCTGTGCTATGTGTGGGAAAACCTTTTCACAGTCATCCCATCTTTACGTACATCAGCGGTCTCACACAGAGGAGAAGCTGTGTTCCTgtccggagtgcgggaaatgttttgcacagaAATCAGACCTTGTCAGACATCAAAGAACTCATACAAGTGAGAAGCCGCATTCCTTCCGTGagtaaggaaaatgtttttttcacaGATGTCCCATCTTCAcagacatcagagaattcacacagcggagaagccgtattcctgtcctgagtgcggacaTTTTTTTCACAGATATCAGACTTTGAAAGACATCAAAGACCTCAAAGAGGGTAGAAGCTGCATACCTCTCCTAAGTACAGtcgatgttttttttttagagaagtCCAGGCTTCAGAGACATCAGAGGAGAAGCTGCATTCCTGTCCCGAGTGTGAAAATGTTTTACATAGACATCAGACTTTGCTATACATCATAGATCGTATCCACTTGaaaaccaggccttttctggaactttttgtttcaaAGTTTAaaccagttttttttgctagaatattacttagaacccccaaacattttttttttagcagagaccctagagaataaaatgacgatcatTTTAATatgttatgtcacacagtatttacgcagcggtccttcaaaaacaatttttattgtttaattatttttattaatttttattaaactattttaagtattaaaaaaaacactttaataaattaaaaaaacaaaacacaatatttaccccaatttttttgtataatgtgaaagatgatgttaagtcaagtaaatggatacctaacatgtcatgctttaaaattgcgcacgctcgtggaatggcgacaaactacggtacttaaaaatctccataggggacactttatttttttttaggttactTAGATTAGattagagtaacagaggaggtctagtgctagaattattgttcttgttCTAACATTCACGGtgatccctcacatgtgtggtttgaacaccatttacatatgcggtaCGACCACTCAGCGCAAGGAtgaggcactttaaaaaaaaaaattcttattaatttccttttttttttttttttttttttttttttttacactgtcccttttatttattaaatttttgatcacttttattcctattacaaggaatttaaaatcgcttgtaatataaataaggataacaggtcctctttattgagaaatctggggtcaaaaaaaccccaaatctctcatttaccttttaaaagcaaaacatttttttaaaatttttgctttaaaaaaaattaaaattatttacTATGGCCCGGGAACAGGAAGTGGCGTCAGACGTCTTTCCGGTACTCCAAGGGCATGGAGACGAGTggcatctccatacccagctaccaATCGCATTGGATTGTTTCTGTGCTTCACCGATGGGTCAGGTAAGCCCGGGCCTACCCCCCTCTAAAAGTGATCCCTCGACGAATCTGCCAACGCGTTCACTTTTATCAAAAAGAGAATCAGCCATAGTAAAAAAATAACCACCAGGGTTATGGGAAAAATAGTAAAAATACGTCaataaaaaaagtagtaaaaatatgtcaaagtaatgacgtatctTTATTATGGGCCAATCGGCAAGTGGTCTGCCTAGCGTGGGGTTCAGCAACAagtagatcgcgatctaccagtagatcgcggacaggtgaTTGGTAGATCGCGAACTGTACTTGctgacccccccccatcccagagcatcaaacagagtgcaatgcagcgggactacttgtaaagttggagcttgtagtagggagcaagagctataaaatctgatgcctcctctgtagtgccggctcctgtcccatgcggagtgataccaattgcactccacctcttatcctggctagcggtctccagagtggtgccaacagatggaaagaagagatcttcaggtcagtgtgaagcaatacactgggcataataatataaggctgctttcacactgatgcactgtggtttaccCATACCGCGGGTGCAGTGCAATGTACCTGTAGCTTttctgcgggttagctgcacttagccatagacttcctgtgggtttggtgcgctttctgaatgcagaagttttggtgcattttcagaaAGTTCACCACacttgcaggatataatagaagtctatgacaaagcacTGCTAACCCAAGAAggttgcagatgcactgcgctgcacccaaggtgcaggtaaaccgcagcacgTCAGTGCGAAAGCAGCTTTATAGGggactcagaacagtaagggttcatttatatTTGTCGTTGAGGGgttgtaaaaccccatagttaagatgtgtttttaccacccctgcccCAACTGAACCCCCTTAAGCTGCAGTAGCCAAGGGTGTACAAGTCACAGCCGCAGCAGGAGTTAtacaccctgtcatggttggtggatgtagcacctgccaagcatgacccattcaagtgaatcagGCCACTCTGTaaatgccctgcaaccttgtatagtacagcaaacaaggggttaaagaagGCAGCGTTGTATTGCTTTAACCCCATTGGACTCCGCAAAAGCATGCAGTTGCGGGACGCTTGCAGAGTGGgcccctaagggtgccgctgccaaatgcaaataagggctcattcacaagtgcagcaggctcTGCTGctgctctgaaaagcgatctgagtgacctgatttaaacccatgattgccgcgCAATGCACGCGATTGTGAGACGGTAGTGccacaattagaggtttaaatcgggTGTGAGGAGGCGAAACTGTGCCTGGTGatttttgacttctcccatgttgttcaggtaattCTCTACCTCCTTTAAGGTTGCTTTGAGTGTAGAAAATGTTTTTCCTTATAACTCCGTGGCATCATACATCATGACTACCGTTCAACTTCCTCAGGACcgtataaataaagataaatttgAGTACCATCCTATGAGAGATGTTTCTTTTTTAGTCCTCCTTTCTCCAGGATGAAGACTTACTTAGCTCAGTAAATCAGAGGTGCAAAGATCTGGTGATGGGCCTCTAACAGTGTCTCCTCGAATACAGCTGATATTGAGATATTTTAAACAGCTAAGTGGCAATTTTTACTACCAGGTGGTCTTTCTTTGGAGTACGAGTCTTACATGAAGTATGATCCTGCTTGCTTCTCTATATGTTATCTGAGTCTTGTTTGCCATTCAgctgtctctctccctgtgcagtGCCTGTGTATCTATGCTTCTTTGGTGCATTCCAGCCACATGGGTATGGCCCATGATCAGTAAAGCCTactacacactatgagaaaatcagaaAGTTTGTCCGATTTTCCACGAACGTGCGTATCATGATGTAACCAACAATGGTATTAACTTGTATGAAAAGTATTGACCAACAAAGGCAAATTGAGctgcagtgctgtgaaaaagtatttgccccttccttttttatttttttttttttgcatatttgtcacacaaaTTTAGATCATGAAACACATTTTAATGAGATAACCAGAGTGACTatgaaatgcagtttttaaatgataatttcatgtattaaggtaaaaaagctgtccacatctgcctggccctatgtgaaaaagtaatttccccCTAAACCTACTGTCTGGTTGTGCCAACCTTCAAtaaagcgtttgcgataactgaaAATGAGTCTTTCACGtcactgtggaggaattttggcccactcttctttgcaaaattgttttaattcagccacattggagggttttacaACATGAATGGCCTgttttaaggtcatgccacagcatctcaatcagattTAAGTCCGGACTTTGACTAGGCTACTTTAAAaccttccttttgttttttttttaagccattcagaggtggacttgctgctgtgtttcagatcattgtcctgctacaTAACCCAATTGCGCTTcagcttgaggtcaggaactgatggccagacattctcctttaggattttctggtagagctcagaattcatggttccatcaattatggcaagtcttCCAGGTCCTGAAGATTCAAAGCAGCCCcggaccatcacgctaccaccaccatgtgtgactgttggtatgatgttctctttatgaaatgctgtgttag
This window of the Aquarana catesbeiana isolate 2022-GZ unplaced genomic scaffold, ASM4218655v1 unanchor225, whole genome shotgun sequence genome carries:
- the LOC141121548 gene encoding uncharacterized protein isoform X2, with the translated sequence MTASMRMEEDQSHMTERILNLTLEIIYLLTGERFPLLKSGDHMTITVPPCDSLKPERHNMQKILEVTKKMMELLTGEVPIRCQDVTVYFSMEEWEYLEGHKDLYKDVMMDNQPPLTSPDGSSIGNSSERCPHPLNSQNSTQEAHTIPHHHQSGNLRDSKVNVKEEIKKEGDNKDGVMEELESLKVYKDLYQDTMVALSSYRNPPERCHSPLYSWDSIQEDHTIPHHHHQSGNLGDYNIIVKEEYKEEDEAYGVMEELLEGHKDLYKDILMDNQPPLTSPDGSSNGNPPERCPCPLYSWDSTQEDHNIPHHHQGEDLMNMKVEVEETYVRDDQQYTEEAGMRRTFKEEDTPTEISTEHVIKKASTDRLTLSLCWKMEDEDITRDCAGEKTMSSAMDGGFHSVDRLSNSSNAEQPHTVRDGSGIQGQETFSGPECGESFSSLSHLFLHQRNNLNSCPEFGKCFTRKLGLVLHQSSHTGEKPYSCPGCEKCFSKKSDLVRHQRSHTGEKQFSCSECGKYFLYKSELVRHQKSHTGEKPYSCPECEKSFSQKSDLVRHVKSHTGEKPYSCPMCGKCYIRKSDFVIHQRSHTGEKPYSCPECGKCFSETSNLYAHQRTHKGEKPHTCSECGKCFSQKSKLVTHQRSHTGEKLYSCLECGKCFPEKSRLYRHQRIHTGEKPYSCSECGKCFSQKSDLVKHQRSHTGERPFSCPSCRKCYRHKSDYVRHQRSHTGEKPYSCTECGKRFPEKSSLYKHQRIHTGERPYSCAMCGKTFSQSSHLYVHQRSHTEEKLCSCPECGKCFAQKSDLVRHQRTHTSEKPHSFRE